One stretch of Paenibacillus sp. FSL R5-0341 DNA includes these proteins:
- a CDS encoding helix-turn-helix domain-containing protein: MDLLNHIYWKKKAAFALAEDIYDAWVVFAVEEGVFRYDIGGQTGEAGFADLVLCPPHVPFRRVTITPLTFHYMQFSYDAAEDECLLPSIGKSQINDTKRLNSTYAYLRQASEDNDAVTTGWKTHLMMDLWQLYQWEQRQSSLMERKFTEDALMAEAAFLLEEWAGEAVSLRALAERLALSPVQFTRRFREAFQETPSDYLKAIRLKKAKALLADSRLTLTQIAERCGYENGFYLSRVFSSTIGISPSEYRRRHQV, translated from the coding sequence ATGGACCTCCTTAATCACATCTACTGGAAGAAGAAAGCTGCATTTGCGCTGGCAGAAGATATCTACGACGCTTGGGTGGTCTTTGCCGTTGAAGAGGGCGTATTCCGTTACGACATTGGGGGGCAGACCGGAGAGGCGGGTTTCGCTGATCTGGTGTTGTGTCCACCCCACGTGCCTTTTCGCAGAGTGACGATAACCCCGCTGACGTTTCACTATATGCAGTTCAGTTATGACGCCGCAGAGGATGAGTGCCTTCTACCGTCAATCGGTAAATCACAGATTAATGATACGAAGCGGTTAAATTCAACGTATGCTTATCTGCGTCAGGCGAGTGAGGACAACGATGCAGTTACAACAGGATGGAAGACCCATCTAATGATGGATTTGTGGCAATTGTATCAATGGGAGCAGAGACAGAGCAGTCTGATGGAACGAAAGTTCACGGAAGATGCTCTCATGGCTGAAGCGGCATTTTTGTTGGAGGAGTGGGCAGGAGAGGCGGTCAGTCTCCGAGCATTGGCCGAGCGCCTGGCTTTGAGTCCAGTTCAGTTCACCCGAAGATTCCGGGAGGCTTTTCAAGAAACACCGTCCGATTATCTGAAAGCGATCCGTCTCAAAAAGGCAAAAGCCTTGCTGGCAGATAGCCGTCTCACCCTTACGCAGATAGCCGAGAGATGTGGGTATGAGAACGGATTTTATCTGAGCCGCGTATTCTCATCCACCATAGGAATCAGTCCCTCGGAGTATCGGAGAAGACATCAAGTATGA